A single region of the Balaenoptera ricei isolate mBalRic1 chromosome 12, mBalRic1.hap2, whole genome shotgun sequence genome encodes:
- the MRAP2 gene encoding melanocortin-2 receptor accessory protein 2 isoform X3, translated as MNSFVSDFGRPLEPDKVFSRQGNEESRSLFHCYINEVDHLDRAKGGLQTTALDSEVQLQEAIRRSGRPEEELNRLMKFDIPNFVHTDQNSSFGEDDLLISEPPIVLENKPVAQTSHKDLD; from the coding sequence ATGAACAGCTTTGTGTCAGACTTTGGAAGGCCACTGGAACCAGATAAGGTCTTTTCTCGACAGGGCAATGAGGAATCCAGGTCCCTCTTTCACTGCTACATCAATGAAGTGGACCACTTGGACAGGGCCAAAGGTGGTCTCCAGACCACAGCCCTCGACAGTGAAGTTCAACTCCAGGAAGCCATCAGACGCAGTGGACGGCCAGAGGAAGAGCTGAACAGGCTCATGAAATTTGACATCCCCAACTTCGTCCACACGGACCAGAACTCCTCCTTTGGGGAAGATGATCTCCTGATTTCAGAACCACCTATTGTTCTAGAAAATAAGCCAGTTGCCCAGACCTCACACAAAGACTTGGATTGA